In Sphingomonas crocodyli, a genomic segment contains:
- a CDS encoding PilZ domain-containing protein, translating into MSDRRHDERIEVHLSARLRPGICIALDMEGAKGDIIQHVTVTDLSGGGFSMLGNTTLFLGSPVMVEVPLVGWREAHVMWMAEGRIGCQFAEPLSAQELEDAVASDGDFNELFPGLVAQMTTRFDTTLTSMPLAGGAVIELELAVRLSERGVEVLSVDQI; encoded by the coding sequence ATGAGCGACAGGCGCCACGACGAACGTATTGAAGTCCACCTGTCCGCCCGGCTGCGCCCGGGCATCTGCATCGCGCTCGATATGGAGGGCGCGAAAGGCGACATCATCCAGCATGTCACCGTCACCGATCTTTCGGGCGGCGGCTTTTCGATGCTGGGCAACACCACCCTGTTCCTCGGTTCGCCCGTGATGGTCGAAGTGCCGCTGGTCGGCTGGCGCGAGGCGCATGTGATGTGGATGGCCGAAGGGCGCATCGGCTGCCAGTTCGCCGAGCCGCTGTCGGCGCAGGAGCTTGAGGACGCGGTCGCGTCCGATGGCGATTTCAACGAGCTGTTCCCCGGCCTCGTCGCGCAGATGACCACGCGCTTCGATACCACGCTCACATCGATGCCGCTGGCGGGCGGCGCGGTGATCGAACTCGAACTTGCCGTGCGCCTGTCGGAACGCGGGGTCGAGGTGCTGTCGGTCGATCAGATTTAA
- a CDS encoding PilZ domain-containing protein, translating to MTDRRHDERIEVHLSARIRPELSIVLDLEGASGDAIHNVIVTDLSGGGFAMLVNVSLFLGASVMIDVPLIGWREARVVWMGEKRIGCQFAQPLSALELKGAVASDDGFIETFPGLASRIGEEISAAQFAMPQAGGAIIELHLVVRMSEQGIEVMPVSPSDDVIEAQPARVQLTNPAAKTGH from the coding sequence ATGACTGATCGCCGGCATGACGAGCGCATCGAAGTTCATCTTTCCGCGCGCATTCGCCCGGAGCTTTCGATCGTGCTCGACCTTGAGGGCGCGTCCGGAGACGCGATCCACAATGTCATCGTCACCGATCTGTCGGGCGGCGGCTTCGCGATGCTCGTCAACGTCTCACTGTTTCTGGGCGCGTCGGTGATGATCGATGTGCCATTGATCGGCTGGCGCGAGGCGCGGGTCGTCTGGATGGGGGAAAAAAGGATCGGCTGCCAGTTTGCGCAGCCCTTATCGGCGCTGGAGCTCAAGGGCGCCGTCGCCTCCGACGATGGCTTTATCGAGACGTTTCCCGGCTTGGCCTCGCGGATCGGTGAGGAGATCAGCGCCGCTCAGTTCGCAATGCCGCAGGCCGGCGGCGCCATCATCGAACTGCATCTGGTGGTGCGGATGTCCGAACAGGGTATCGAGGTGATGCCGGTTTCGCCCTCCGATGACGTCATCGAAGCCCAGCCTGCACGCGTGCAGCTGACGAACCCGGCCGCCAAGACCGGGCATTAG
- a CDS encoding PhzF family phenazine biosynthesis protein: protein MTSLPFHQVDAFADRPFVGNPAAVMPLDAWLPDDVLQRIAEENNLAETAFLVPDASGEADYELRWFTPTVEVALCGHATLASGHVLLSADPTLDKVRFRTRKSGLLEVSRADTGYRLALPAWKTEPKSLPLPLLGGVGGAPVETLWRDGGYALLVYGSEKEIRALDPDFRALKPLGDLLLIATAPGDETDIVSRVFAPGAGIDEDPVTGSAHCLLTAYWAARLGRDSFTAFQASARGGHLRCTLKGDWAILEGRCVTVIEGRFRL, encoded by the coding sequence GTGACCAGCCTGCCCTTCCACCAGGTCGATGCCTTTGCCGACCGGCCCTTCGTCGGCAATCCGGCCGCGGTGATGCCGCTCGACGCGTGGCTGCCCGACGATGTGCTGCAGCGGATCGCCGAGGAGAACAATCTGGCGGAGACCGCCTTCCTCGTCCCCGATGCGAGCGGCGAGGCCGATTATGAGCTGCGCTGGTTCACGCCGACGGTCGAGGTCGCCTTGTGCGGCCATGCGACGCTGGCGAGCGGGCATGTGCTGCTGTCGGCCGATCCGACGCTCGACAAGGTGCGCTTCCGCACGCGCAAGTCGGGCCTGCTGGAGGTGTCGCGCGCCGATACCGGCTATCGGCTTGCCTTGCCCGCATGGAAGACCGAGCCGAAGTCGCTTCCCCTGCCCCTGCTCGGCGGGGTCGGCGGCGCGCCGGTCGAGACCCTTTGGCGCGACGGCGGCTATGCGCTGCTCGTCTATGGCAGCGAAAAGGAGATCCGCGCGCTCGACCCCGATTTCCGCGCACTGAAGCCGCTGGGCGATCTGCTGCTGATCGCGACGGCGCCGGGGGATGAGACCGACATCGTCAGCCGTGTCTTCGCGCCCGGCGCGGGGATCGACGAGGATCCGGTGACGGGATCGGCGCACTGCCTGCTGACTGCCTATTGGGCCGCCCGCCTCGGCCGTGACAGCTTCACCGCCTTTCAGGCGTCCGCGCGCGGCGGCCATTTGCGCTGCACGCTCAAGGGCGACTGGGCGATATTGGAGGGGCGGTGCGTGACGGTGATCGAGGGGCGCTTCCGCCTCTAA
- a CDS encoding cation diffusion facilitator family transporter, translating into MTLNVRAALASVSVALILAILKGHAAWISGSVAMLGSLADTVLDIVASLATLYGVRLAARPADRKHRFGHGKAEAIAALFQVVLISISAFGLIIRAIEQWIEGAETGAAHEGIAVSVLSLILTGGLLLYQRRIIAQTGSVAIRTDNVHYQSDLLLNGAVIVALVLDGFVGVTGADPLFGIAIALWLAWGAWRASGDAIDQLMDKEWPEEKRQAFVRAVRCHPELEGIHELRTRTSGDRDFVQFHIWVDPAMTIGEAHRAMDALEARLMAEFPDTEILINPEPTGQFDPKTEMTA; encoded by the coding sequence GTGACCCTCAACGTCCGCGCAGCATTGGCGTCGGTCTCGGTCGCCCTCATCCTCGCGATCCTGAAGGGTCATGCGGCGTGGATCAGCGGGTCGGTCGCGATGCTCGGGTCGCTCGCGGATACGGTACTCGACATCGTTGCCTCGCTCGCCACGCTCTACGGCGTCCGCCTCGCCGCCCGTCCCGCCGATCGCAAGCACCGCTTCGGACATGGCAAGGCGGAGGCGATCGCGGCTTTGTTCCAGGTCGTCCTCATCAGCATTTCCGCCTTCGGGCTGATCATCCGCGCGATCGAACAGTGGATCGAGGGCGCGGAAACCGGCGCGGCGCATGAGGGGATCGCGGTTTCGGTCCTCTCGCTGATCCTGACCGGCGGGCTCCTGCTTTATCAGCGACGAATCATTGCGCAGACCGGATCGGTCGCGATCCGCACGGACAATGTCCATTATCAGAGCGATCTGCTGCTCAACGGCGCGGTGATCGTCGCGCTGGTGCTCGACGGTTTCGTGGGCGTTACTGGCGCGGATCCTCTGTTCGGCATCGCGATCGCTTTGTGGCTCGCCTGGGGCGCGTGGCGCGCGTCGGGCGATGCGATCGATCAGCTGATGGACAAGGAATGGCCCGAGGAGAAGCGCCAGGCCTTCGTCCGCGCCGTCCGCTGCCATCCCGAGCTTGAGGGCATTCACGAACTGCGCACCCGCACGTCGGGCGACCGCGATTTCGTCCAGTTCCACATCTGGGTCGATCCCGCGATGACGATCGGCGAGGCGCATCGCGCGATGGACGCGCTGGAAGCGCGCCTGATGGCCGAATTCCCCGACACCGAAATCCTGATCAACCCTGAACCGACCGGGCAGTTCGACCCGAAAACGGAGATGACCGCGTGA
- the pdxH gene encoding pyridoxamine 5'-phosphate oxidase: MTNPFPIFESWFAEARTSEPNDSNAMALATVGADGQPSVRMVLLKGHDERGFVFYTNFEGRKAGELLAHPKAALLFHWKSLRRQIRIEGPVSRVTDAEADAYFATRARDSQLGAWASDQSRPLDSRETFEARFDAVKARFEGGDVTRPPHWSGFRVAPERIEFWQDRAHRLHERRLFTRAGDGWSEGLLYP; the protein is encoded by the coding sequence ATGACCAATCCCTTCCCCATCTTCGAAAGCTGGTTCGCCGAAGCGCGGACGAGCGAGCCCAATGATTCGAACGCGATGGCGCTCGCCACCGTTGGCGCCGACGGGCAGCCTTCGGTGCGCATGGTGCTGCTCAAGGGCCATGATGAACGCGGCTTCGTGTTCTACACCAATTTCGAAGGGCGCAAGGCGGGCGAGTTGCTGGCGCATCCCAAGGCGGCCCTGCTGTTCCACTGGAAATCGCTGCGCCGGCAGATCCGCATCGAGGGGCCGGTGAGCCGCGTCACCGATGCCGAGGCCGACGCCTATTTCGCGACCCGCGCGCGGGATTCGCAGCTGGGCGCCTGGGCCTCCGATCAATCGCGCCCGCTCGACAGCCGCGAGACGTTCGAAGCGCGCTTCGATGCGGTGAAGGCGCGCTTCGAAGGCGGCGACGTCACCCGTCCGCCGCACTGGTCGGGCTTCCGCGTCGCGCCCGAACGGATCGAGTTCTGGCAGGATCGCGCCCACCGCCTCCACGAACGCCGCCTGTTCACGCGCGCCGGCGACGGCTGGAGCGAAGGACTGCTCTACCCGTGA
- a CDS encoding PLP-dependent aminotransferase family protein yields the protein MWTPVLADDVETVSGRLLSAMRRDIADGVLTPGEKLPTHRDLAHRLGIGLGTVTTVYAEAVREGLITAQVGRGSFVADQASLAPPLDDGTIRMSQNVPPLAPAQRRFAATFGRLRQRPDLVDHLGYAPPEGYAAHRRLGAEWLKRVSGHDAIDVSKLIVTTGAQQAMTLAFDTLCKPGDTLLCEAATYFGMRSIAQVGGYKLRGVAMDGEGLLPDALDQAAAESGAKLLYTLPTLQNPTGRIMSYRRRMEIIEVARKRGLWIVEDDLYSVFAIGTAPPPLSAYAPDRCIYINGTSKALAPGLRVGYMVMPNADQYDAALRLIRARIYSPASLGAMIASQWIEDGTADEVVAEVQAEMLARGAIARDRLGSACEAPADPRCPHLWLPMPEIDAERLAARAMRAGVEITPPSAPLVDAGMLSGVRLCIGAVADRATLSSAVDRVADALRERDHGVV from the coding sequence ATGTGGACCCCCGTTCTGGCCGACGATGTGGAGACGGTGTCCGGCCGCCTGCTCTCGGCGATGCGCCGCGACATTGCGGACGGGGTTCTGACGCCCGGCGAAAAGCTGCCCACGCATCGCGATCTGGCGCACCGGCTGGGCATCGGCCTCGGCACGGTCACGACCGTCTATGCCGAAGCGGTGCGCGAAGGGCTGATCACCGCGCAGGTCGGACGCGGCAGCTTCGTCGCCGATCAGGCGAGCCTTGCGCCCCCGCTCGACGACGGCACGATCCGCATGTCGCAGAACGTGCCCCCCCTCGCCCCCGCGCAGCGGCGCTTCGCGGCGACCTTCGGGCGGCTGCGCCAGCGCCCCGACCTTGTCGACCATCTCGGCTACGCCCCGCCCGAAGGCTATGCCGCGCACCGCCGGCTCGGCGCCGAATGGCTCAAGCGCGTGAGCGGGCATGACGCGATTGATGTCTCGAAGCTGATCGTCACCACCGGCGCGCAGCAGGCGATGACGCTGGCGTTCGACACGCTTTGCAAGCCCGGCGACACCTTGCTGTGCGAGGCGGCAACCTATTTCGGGATGCGATCGATCGCGCAGGTCGGCGGCTACAAGCTGCGCGGCGTGGCGATGGACGGCGAAGGGCTGTTGCCCGATGCGCTCGACCAAGCGGCGGCGGAAAGCGGCGCGAAACTGCTCTACACGCTCCCCACGCTCCAGAACCCGACCGGGCGGATCATGTCGTACCGGCGGCGAATGGAGATTATCGAGGTGGCGCGCAAACGTGGCCTCTGGATCGTCGAGGACGATCTCTATTCGGTCTTCGCGATCGGCACCGCCCCGCCCCCGCTCAGCGCCTATGCGCCCGATCGCTGCATCTACATCAACGGCACGTCCAAGGCTTTGGCGCCGGGCCTGCGCGTCGGTTACATGGTGATGCCCAATGCCGACCAATATGATGCGGCGCTGCGCCTGATCCGCGCGCGCATCTATTCGCCCGCATCGCTGGGCGCGATGATCGCGAGCCAGTGGATCGAGGACGGTACGGCCGACGAGGTGGTGGCCGAGGTGCAGGCCGAAATGCTCGCCCGCGGCGCCATCGCCCGCGACAGGCTGGGCAGCGCGTGCGAGGCGCCCGCCGATCCGCGCTGTCCGCATCTGTGGCTGCCCATGCCCGAAATCGACGCCGAACGCCTCGCCGCCCGCGCGATGCGCGCCGGTGTGGAGATCACGCCGCCGTCCGCGCCGTTGGTCGATGCAGGGATGTTGTCGGGCGTGCGGCTGTGCATCGGCGCGGTGGCGGATCGCGCGACCTTGTCGAGCGCGGTCGATCGGGTGGCGGATGCCCTGCGCGAGCGCGATCATGGCGTGGTCTAA
- a CDS encoding LysE family translocator, with the protein MTPELLAAAASFCIVSSGTPGPNNMMLLSSGATFGFRRTLPHVFGISAGCVVMVLLLGFGLAGLIESVPWLYTALHIVSTAYLLWLAYKIATSTGLGEVRPRAQPLGFWGAAAFQWVNPKAWAMCLGAATSFSRPETLTTDVLIVAAVLGLTGLPCIMCWAGGGVAIRHWLDRPGLLRAFNIGMAALLVASLVPGIVELITSSLRA; encoded by the coding sequence ATGACGCCCGAACTGCTCGCGGCGGCCGCTTCCTTCTGCATCGTCTCGTCGGGGACGCCGGGGCCGAACAATATGATGCTGCTGTCGTCGGGGGCCACGTTCGGCTTCCGCCGCACCTTGCCGCATGTGTTCGGGATCAGCGCGGGCTGCGTCGTGATGGTGCTGCTGCTCGGTTTCGGGCTGGCGGGGCTGATCGAAAGCGTGCCGTGGCTCTACACCGCGCTCCACATCGTCTCGACCGCCTATCTGCTGTGGCTCGCCTACAAGATCGCGACATCCACCGGACTTGGCGAGGTGAGGCCACGCGCGCAGCCGCTGGGTTTCTGGGGCGCGGCGGCGTTCCAGTGGGTCAATCCGAAGGCGTGGGCGATGTGCCTGGGCGCCGCGACCAGCTTCTCGCGGCCCGAGACGCTGACGACCGACGTGCTGATCGTCGCGGCGGTGCTGGGCCTCACCGGCCTGCCGTGCATCATGTGCTGGGCGGGCGGCGGCGTGGCGATCCGCCACTGGCTCGATCGGCCGGGGCTCCTGCGCGCGTTCAACATCGGCATGGCGGCCCTGCTGGTCGCGTCTTTGGTGCCGGGGATCGTGGAACTCATAACCTCGTCATTGCGAGCGTAG